In Clostridium sporogenes, one genomic interval encodes:
- a CDS encoding MATE family efflux transporter has protein sequence MNKNKEELLHKEPKELMFKLCIPAIIGMVVIGLYSFMDGVFAGQLIGKNAMGAVAVAYPITFLNSAIATLIGIGSSSILSRAIGKNDQETVSKIMGNLLCLVLIFSTIIMVVGIVFAKELLLLTGAEGEILELAVRYLRIIFIGSIFVNFAQSANMVMRGEGIMKKAMLFMTIGAVLNIILDPILITAFGEYGIEGAATATIISQVIQAVITMVYFIRKSKNVRFHKIQIEKTLLPEIFSVGLPAMMMQLMSMIQQTLMYRMAAKYGGNNQLILMGATLRIQALSFIPLWGMSQGLQPVVGTNYGAKLFPRVKKCMNTFVLGATILACIFWIPIELFPQKVLSLMITDVEIVNEGITNFRIMYSFFPALGTFIMGVTFFQSIGSAKNAGLLVLLRQVILFVPAIIVFPSIVGISAVWFVSPLIDGIVFIILVYLILKEYKKMNTVNLSEAI, from the coding sequence ATGAATAAGAATAAAGAGGAATTGCTTCACAAAGAACCTAAAGAGTTGATGTTTAAATTATGCATTCCAGCAATTATAGGAATGGTAGTAATAGGTTTATATTCATTTATGGATGGGGTTTTTGCTGGACAATTAATAGGAAAGAATGCTATGGGTGCTGTAGCAGTTGCATATCCAATTACATTTTTAAATAGTGCTATAGCTACTTTGATAGGAATTGGGTCTTCATCTATTTTATCAAGAGCCATAGGGAAAAATGATCAAGAAACAGTAAGTAAAATTATGGGGAACTTATTATGCTTAGTATTGATATTTTCCACCATTATCATGGTTGTAGGAATTGTATTTGCAAAAGAACTTTTACTTTTAACTGGGGCCGAAGGAGAAATTTTAGAGTTAGCTGTAAGATATCTTCGTATTATTTTCATAGGGTCAATTTTTGTTAATTTTGCTCAAAGTGCAAATATGGTAATGCGTGGAGAAGGAATTATGAAGAAAGCTATGCTTTTTATGACAATAGGAGCTGTTTTAAACATAATATTAGACCCTATTTTAATAACAGCTTTTGGAGAATATGGAATTGAAGGTGCAGCAACAGCTACTATAATATCTCAAGTTATACAAGCTGTTATTACAATGGTTTACTTTATAAGAAAAAGTAAAAATGTTAGATTTCATAAAATACAAATTGAAAAAACACTTCTTCCAGAGATATTTTCAGTAGGATTACCTGCTATGATGATGCAACTTATGAGTATGATACAACAGACATTAATGTATAGAATGGCAGCAAAGTATGGTGGTAATAATCAATTAATATTAATGGGAGCAACATTAAGAATTCAAGCCCTATCTTTTATCCCTCTTTGGGGAATGAGCCAAGGATTACAGCCAGTAGTTGGAACAAATTATGGAGCAAAATTATTTCCAAGAGTAAAAAAATGCATGAACACATTTGTACTAGGAGCTACTATTCTTGCTTGTATATTTTGGATACCTATTGAACTGTTTCCTCAAAAGGTGTTATCACTAATGATAACAGATGTGGAGATAGTTAACGAAGGAATTACTAATTTTAGAATAATGTACAGCTTCTTCCCAGCACTAGGAACTTTTATTATGGGAGTAACATTTTTTCAATCAATAGGTAGTGCTAAAAATGCTGGCCTTTTGGTTTTGTTAAGACAGGTCATATTGTTTGTGCCAGCAATTATAGTATTTCCTTCTATAGTAGGAATTAGTGCTGTATGGTTTGTAAGTCCATTAATAGATGGAATAGTATTTATTATATTAGTATATTTAATTTTAAAGGAATATAAAAAGATGAATACAGTAAATTTATCTGAAGCTATATAA
- a CDS encoding N(5)-(carboxyethyl)ornithine synthase has protein sequence MKLGFLIPNHPNEKRVALLPEHVKDFNNELVVETGFGETLGISDEEYVKVGCTIASREDIFKICEGVFSLKVLKPQDYQHIREGQIIVGWTHPEGSGKTFMEEQGIPKNLIIVDLDNIHPSIYYKNYVIPMDWIPSNFVRKNSYIAGYASTMHAVMNYGSIPTSETKVAILGSGNVSQGAFSAISKFNPDIRMFYRKTMNQLKDELEEFDIIINGIEMDNPNKHILTLEDQMKLKKNCLIIDAAANLGKAIEGARHTTASDPIYNKDGKYYYAVNNSPSIFYRQSSKAISEAFSKYVYSKELEFYLDVVAEAEEMIV, from the coding sequence ATGAAATTAGGATTTTTGATACCAAACCATCCAAATGAAAAAAGAGTTGCTTTATTACCAGAACATGTTAAGGATTTTAACAATGAGCTAGTTGTAGAGACAGGTTTTGGTGAAACTCTAGGAATTTCAGATGAAGAATATGTAAAGGTAGGTTGCACTATAGCTTCTCGAGAAGATATATTTAAAATTTGTGAAGGCGTATTTTCATTAAAGGTTTTAAAGCCTCAGGACTACCAGCATATAAGAGAAGGTCAAATTATAGTGGGCTGGACCCATCCAGAGGGCTCAGGAAAGACATTTATGGAAGAACAGGGCATACCTAAAAATTTAATTATAGTAGATTTAGATAATATTCATCCTTCAATTTATTATAAAAATTATGTAATACCAATGGATTGGATTCCATCTAACTTTGTAAGAAAAAATAGCTATATAGCAGGTTATGCATCTACTATGCATGCAGTTATGAATTATGGAAGCATACCAACTTCAGAAACTAAAGTTGCTATATTAGGATCAGGCAATGTATCTCAAGGTGCTTTTTCAGCAATATCTAAATTTAATCCAGATATAAGAATGTTTTATAGAAAAACTATGAATCAATTAAAAGATGAATTGGAAGAATTTGATATAATAATAAATGGAATAGAAATGGATAATCCTAATAAGCATATACTAACTTTAGAAGATCAAATGAAATTAAAGAAAAATTGTTTAATTATAGATGCAGCAGCTAATCTTGGGAAAGCTATAGAAGGTGCAAGACATACTACAGCCTCTGATCCTATATACAATAAAGATGGAAAATACTATTATGCAGTTAATAATTCACCATCTATATTTTATAGACAATCTAGTAAGGCTATAAGTGAAGCCTTCAGCAAATATGTATACAGCAAAGAATTAGAATTTTATTTAGATGTTGTTGCAGAAGCAGAGGAAATGATAGTATAA
- a CDS encoding TrkA C-terminal domain-containing protein, with protein sequence MKNSTGPLYKNIALDIANRIVRGKLKSDEKISGRSTLASMYNVSPETIRRAVALLEDMSVVKSTKGSGIEILSISAAEKFIERNKSNVYLATVKENIEDILLRKKRLDEELQENFNKILDLMDRFENISPFTLIEVAVEENCKFIGKKVNEVKFWQQTGTTMVAYRRGKEIIISPGPNYIFTEGDIIVVIGTHNVYKKVYNFLYEK encoded by the coding sequence ATGAAAAATAGTACTGGTCCTTTATATAAAAATATAGCCTTAGATATAGCTAATCGTATAGTTAGGGGAAAATTAAAAAGTGACGAAAAAATAAGTGGTAGATCTACCTTAGCTAGTATGTATAATGTATCTCCTGAAACTATAAGGAGAGCTGTTGCACTATTAGAGGATATGAGTGTGGTAAAATCTACCAAGGGTAGTGGAATAGAAATATTATCTATATCTGCCGCTGAAAAATTTATAGAAAGAAATAAGTCTAATGTATATCTGGCTACAGTTAAAGAAAATATAGAGGATATTCTTCTTAGAAAAAAAAGATTAGATGAAGAATTGCAAGAGAATTTTAATAAGATACTAGACTTAATGGATCGGTTTGAAAACATTTCCCCTTTTACTTTAATAGAAGTAGCTGTTGAGGAGAATTGTAAATTTATCGGCAAAAAAGTTAATGAAGTTAAATTTTGGCAACAAACTGGTACAACTATGGTAGCCTATAGAAGAGGAAAAGAAATTATAATATCTCCTGGTCCAAATTATATATTTACAGAAGGTGATATTATAGTTGTAATAGGAACTCATAATGTTTACAAAAAAGTTTATAACTTCTTATATGAAAAATAA